In Corallococcus caeni, the following are encoded in one genomic region:
- the rnpA gene encoding ribonuclease P protein component — translation MAEGAAPRVPQATDERFPKAFRLLQRREFLEVQEGGQKVPSDCLLALVQRNNRAHSRVGLTVSSKVGNAVVRARLRRLLRELFRKQRGQWPPGLDVVLVVRSSAKEASFAQVSRAFDGVTRKLQRLFPAPRVPPKEPAP, via the coding sequence ATGGCCGAGGGAGCGGCGCCGCGGGTGCCTCAGGCAACCGACGAGCGCTTCCCCAAGGCCTTTCGCCTGCTCCAGCGGCGTGAGTTCCTGGAGGTCCAGGAGGGCGGTCAGAAGGTTCCGTCCGACTGCCTCCTGGCCCTCGTTCAACGCAACAACCGGGCGCACTCCCGCGTAGGGCTCACCGTCTCCAGCAAGGTGGGCAACGCGGTGGTGCGCGCACGCCTTCGCAGACTGCTTCGCGAGCTGTTCCGCAAGCAGCGCGGGCAATGGCCCCCCGGTCTCGACGTAGTCCTGGTCGTCCGCTCCTCGGCGAAGGAAGCCTCCTTCGCGCAAGTTTCCCGTGCGTTCGACGGCGTCACCCGTAAGCTGCAACGGCTCTTTCCGGCACCTCGCGTGCCCCCTAAAGAGCCCGCCCCATGA
- the rpmH gene encoding 50S ribosomal protein L34, with the protein MSKRTYQPSKIRRNRAHGFRKRNATKGGRDVLKRRRAKGRKRLVVSSFKK; encoded by the coding sequence GTGTCCAAGCGCACGTACCAGCCGTCGAAGATCCGGCGCAACCGCGCCCACGGGTTCCGTAAGCGGAATGCCACCAAGGGCGGCCGGGATGTCCTCAAGCGCCGCCGGGCCAAGGGCCGTAAGCGCCTGGTGGTGTCGTCGTTCAAGAAGTAA
- the dnaA gene encoding chromosomal replication initiator protein DnaA encodes MNALAHSAPTPSLPSAGVIWTRTLEAIRQEGLHYALTWLERMRPMEVRENALVLGVPDRFFRDWVDDHYRSMLETHIARLEPSLGRVAYEVVVGPPPSSDLPPTPTVKVNSMRPARLNPRFTFDTYVVADSNQLPAAAAQAVAHRPGHNYNPLYIYGGTGLGKTHLLQAVGNHIWEKDPTQRIVYLSSEQFTNEYVESVREHRMTDFRRKFREECDVLLIDDIQFLGKREETQKEFFYTFETLFGLNKAIVLTSDMVPAEVPGMEDRLRSRFAMGLMADIREPTYETRVAILQKKAEQEGLNLPDPVAHFIAKHVQKNVRELEGALVKLSAMHSLTKQPVTEEFASQVLRDILPAQRTVDVEAIQREVARFYKVTVEALKEDRRHKALAHARQVAMYLSRKLTKSSFPEIASRFNKDHSTVISAVRKVEGLRETDVTVHRDLSELETKLGGM; translated from the coding sequence GTGAACGCCCTCGCCCATTCCGCCCCCACGCCTTCGCTGCCCAGTGCCGGCGTCATCTGGACCCGCACGCTGGAAGCCATCCGCCAGGAGGGCCTGCACTACGCCCTCACCTGGCTGGAGCGGATGCGCCCCATGGAGGTGCGCGAGAACGCCCTGGTCCTGGGCGTGCCCGACCGCTTCTTCCGCGACTGGGTGGATGACCACTACCGCTCCATGCTGGAGACGCACATCGCCCGGCTGGAGCCGTCTCTGGGCCGCGTCGCCTATGAGGTCGTCGTCGGACCTCCGCCGTCCTCGGACCTGCCGCCCACGCCCACCGTCAAGGTGAACTCCATGCGGCCCGCGCGGCTCAACCCGCGCTTCACCTTCGACACCTACGTCGTCGCGGACAGCAACCAGCTCCCCGCCGCCGCGGCGCAGGCCGTGGCCCACCGGCCGGGCCACAACTACAACCCGCTCTACATCTACGGCGGCACGGGCCTGGGCAAGACGCACCTGCTCCAGGCGGTGGGCAACCACATCTGGGAGAAGGACCCCACCCAGCGCATCGTCTACCTCTCCAGCGAGCAGTTCACGAACGAGTACGTGGAGAGCGTGCGCGAGCACCGCATGACGGACTTCCGCCGGAAGTTCCGCGAAGAGTGCGACGTGCTGCTCATCGACGACATCCAGTTCCTGGGCAAGCGCGAGGAGACGCAGAAGGAGTTCTTCTACACCTTCGAGACGCTCTTCGGCCTCAACAAGGCCATCGTGCTCACCAGCGACATGGTGCCCGCGGAGGTGCCCGGCATGGAGGACCGCCTGCGCAGCCGCTTCGCCATGGGCCTCATGGCGGACATCCGCGAGCCCACCTACGAGACGCGCGTCGCCATCCTCCAGAAAAAGGCGGAGCAGGAGGGCCTCAACCTGCCGGACCCCGTGGCGCACTTCATCGCGAAGCACGTGCAGAAGAACGTGCGCGAACTGGAAGGCGCGCTCGTGAAGCTGTCCGCGATGCACAGCCTCACGAAGCAGCCGGTGACGGAGGAGTTCGCGTCCCAGGTGCTGCGCGACATCCTGCCCGCGCAGCGCACCGTGGACGTGGAGGCCATCCAGCGCGAGGTGGCCCGCTTCTACAAGGTCACCGTGGAGGCGCTGAAGGAGGACCGGCGCCACAAGGCGCTCGCGCACGCGCGGCAGGTGGCCATGTACCTGAGCCGGAAGCTGACGAAGAGCTCCTTCCCGGAGATCGCCTCGCGCTTCAACAAGGACCACTCCACCGTCATCTCCGCCGTGCGCAAGGTGGAGGGCCTGCGGGAGACGGACGTAACCGTGCACCGCGACCTGTCGGAGCTGGAGACGAAGCTCGGCGGCATGTAG
- a CDS encoding CBS domain-containing protein gives MATQRVSDVMTSDVEIVRPSDSLRVAAEKMRARNVGPIPVCDGDELVGIVTDRDIVVRAVAQGLDMERTQVAQAMTRGVESVYDDDDLTQAAQKMRASRIRRILVLNRDKRLVGILALGDIAAELSDQESGRTLEEVSAPSQPAPH, from the coding sequence ATGGCAACGCAACGAGTGAGTGACGTGATGACGTCGGACGTGGAGATCGTCCGCCCGTCTGATTCCTTGAGGGTCGCCGCGGAGAAGATGCGCGCCCGGAACGTGGGGCCCATTCCCGTGTGTGACGGCGACGAGCTGGTGGGCATCGTCACGGACCGGGACATCGTGGTCCGCGCGGTGGCGCAGGGCCTGGACATGGAGCGGACCCAGGTGGCCCAGGCGATGACCCGGGGCGTGGAGTCCGTCTACGACGACGACGACCTCACCCAGGCGGCCCAGAAGATGAGGGCCTCACGGATCCGCCGCATCCTGGTGCTCAACCGGGACAAGCGGCTGGTGGGCATCCTCGCCCTGGGGGACATCGCGGCGGAGCTCAGCGACCAGGAGAGCGGCAGGACGCTGGAGGAGGTGTCCGCGCCGTCGCAGCCGGCCCCGCACTGA
- a CDS encoding B-box zinc finger protein, with translation MSLEVPASQQRRCAVHPDQPAGGTCTRCGSFICADCATSVPGLGVRLYCVACAARPDVNYLEALRQRYLGRRDEWAWVVGGVTLLLCVTVVAALALWGPGTRRQSLFLLVLLIPVPVGVAFFLGQRWARHALLATPLVVAVAADALYRDARFLFLLCLVPSMVTALRIHRDVRNQLFFRLPVSPEALKVMWNRRFNNRIARHALRFGLGAVLLPLWAPIAVICGAVALTRVDPKATPPIGRRGQALTGIFLGLVSPLLWWFVLLPVLDRWLSPMFYK, from the coding sequence ATGAGCCTGGAGGTGCCCGCATCCCAGCAGCGCCGCTGCGCCGTCCACCCGGACCAGCCCGCGGGCGGAACCTGCACCCGCTGCGGGAGCTTCATCTGCGCGGACTGCGCCACGTCCGTGCCGGGCCTGGGCGTACGGCTGTACTGCGTGGCCTGCGCGGCGCGCCCGGACGTGAACTACCTGGAGGCCCTGCGCCAGCGCTACCTGGGGCGGCGCGACGAGTGGGCGTGGGTGGTGGGCGGCGTGACGCTGCTGCTCTGCGTGACCGTGGTCGCCGCGCTGGCGCTATGGGGGCCGGGTACGAGGAGGCAGTCGCTGTTCCTGTTGGTGCTGCTCATCCCCGTGCCGGTGGGCGTCGCCTTCTTCCTGGGGCAGCGCTGGGCGCGGCATGCGCTGCTGGCCACGCCGCTGGTGGTGGCGGTGGCCGCGGATGCCCTGTACCGAGACGCGCGCTTCCTCTTCCTCCTGTGTCTCGTTCCCTCGATGGTCACCGCGTTGCGCATCCACCGCGACGTGCGCAACCAGCTCTTCTTCCGGCTGCCGGTGTCGCCCGAGGCACTGAAGGTGATGTGGAACCGGCGCTTCAACAACCGCATTGCACGTCACGCGTTGCGGTTCGGCCTCGGCGCGGTTCTCCTCCCGCTGTGGGCACCCATCGCGGTGATCTGCGGCGCGGTGGCGCTGACGCGCGTGGACCCCAAGGCGACCCCGCCCATCGGCAGGCGGGGTCAGGCCCTCACGGGCATCTTCCTGGGGCTCGTCAGTCCGCTGCTGTGGTGGTTCGTCCTGCTGCCGGTGTTGGACCGGTGGCTGTCGCCTATGTTCTACAAGTAG
- a CDS encoding M16 family metallopeptidase, giving the protein MKALAAAALFVGLPALAQTPEAKPLEPGRENLAIPYEKYTLPNGMEVILSVDRKLPVVAVNVWYHVGAYDEQPGRTGFAHLFEHMMFQGSKHVPDDVHIGLLEQAGATDLNGTTSFDRTNYYETVPSNLLETALWLESDRMGFLLDALTQKKLDTQKEVVKNERRQGVETAPYGEAQEKAWQALFPAPHPYSGNVIGSMKDLDAATVDEVKAFFRTWYAPANATLAIVGDFDPAKAKALVEKYFGTLQSGPKPKRPDVAPVKVTRETVIRHDEKVATLPLLSMAWLTAPYLKPGDATADVLATALGTGRASRLYRRLVLDKQLAQSVDATQQSQGAQSVFSIEAVARPGVTTDQLKKEIDAVLDEVRKEGVTQEEIVRARTRYDTRQLAGLQAVGGSGSKSDTLQTYNQFVGEPSYVAQDLARYQDVTPASVKQFANDVLRPDARVVLHAVPPASKAAPSSAPGKEAR; this is encoded by the coding sequence TTGAAGGCCCTCGCCGCAGCGGCCCTGTTCGTGGGGCTTCCGGCGCTCGCTCAGACCCCCGAGGCGAAGCCGCTGGAGCCCGGCCGCGAAAACCTGGCCATCCCGTATGAGAAGTACACGCTGCCCAACGGCATGGAGGTCATCCTCTCCGTGGACCGCAAGCTGCCCGTGGTGGCCGTCAACGTCTGGTACCACGTGGGTGCCTACGACGAGCAGCCGGGCCGCACCGGCTTCGCGCACCTCTTCGAGCACATGATGTTCCAGGGCTCCAAGCACGTGCCGGACGACGTGCACATCGGCCTCCTGGAGCAGGCGGGCGCCACGGACCTCAACGGCACCACCAGCTTCGACCGCACCAACTACTACGAGACCGTGCCCAGCAACCTGCTGGAGACGGCGCTGTGGTTGGAGAGCGACCGCATGGGCTTCCTGCTGGACGCGCTCACGCAGAAGAAGCTGGATACGCAGAAGGAGGTCGTGAAGAACGAGCGCCGCCAGGGCGTGGAGACGGCCCCCTACGGTGAGGCGCAGGAGAAGGCGTGGCAGGCGCTGTTCCCCGCGCCGCACCCGTACTCCGGCAACGTGATTGGCTCCATGAAGGACCTGGACGCGGCCACGGTGGACGAAGTGAAGGCGTTCTTCCGCACCTGGTACGCGCCCGCCAACGCGACGCTCGCCATCGTGGGCGACTTCGACCCCGCGAAGGCCAAGGCATTGGTGGAGAAGTACTTCGGCACGCTGCAGTCGGGCCCCAAGCCCAAGCGCCCGGACGTGGCGCCCGTGAAGGTCACGCGTGAGACGGTCATCCGCCACGACGAGAAGGTGGCCACGCTGCCCCTGCTCTCCATGGCGTGGCTCACCGCCCCGTACCTGAAGCCCGGGGACGCGACGGCGGACGTGCTCGCCACCGCGCTGGGCACGGGCCGCGCGAGCCGCCTGTACCGCCGGCTGGTGCTGGACAAGCAGCTGGCGCAGAGCGTGGACGCCACGCAGCAGAGCCAGGGCGCGCAGTCCGTCTTCTCCATCGAGGCGGTGGCCCGGCCCGGCGTCACCACGGACCAGTTGAAGAAGGAGATCGACGCGGTGCTGGACGAGGTCCGCAAGGAGGGCGTCACGCAGGAGGAGATCGTCCGCGCGCGCACCCGCTATGACACGCGCCAGCTGGCGGGCCTGCAGGCCGTGGGCGGCTCCGGCAGCAAGTCCGACACGCTCCAGACGTACAACCAGTTCGTGGGCGAGCCCAGCTACGTCGCGCAGGACCTGGCGCGCTACCAGGACGTCACGCCCGCCTCGGTGAAGCAGTTCGCCAATGACGTGCTGCGCCCGGACGCGCGCGTCGTCCTCCACGCGGTGCCGCCCGCCAGCAAGGCCGCGCCGTCTTCCGCTCCGGGCAAGGAGGCCCGCTAG
- a CDS encoding M16 family metallopeptidase, with protein MHRRILTALLTLSIAGCATTKPAEAPPAQPPPAEQPQSQTPAQDAESFRDQPPKPGQSPELVLPTFEQAKLDNGLTVIVSTRKELPLVFAGIAFAAGVSQEPAAKLGIADLSYRMLLEGAGKRDTVALDNAFADLGVSPAMSVDPDGAFVGARVLTTNVDAVMSLLADVVLRPTFDAKAFERRKKQQLGELVRRMGDPNFLAQQAYYQAVFGADHPYGHTSGGTPKTVEALTLADAKNFYAKNTGPRAAALIMTGDVTLQQAVELGKKYFGGWKGGAVAPKPPPAPPAPPRQQVRVVPKPGLEQTVVLVGRPGLAAGHPDEYPLELATTVFGGFFGSRLNMNIREDKGYSYGANAHLGTRLGVGPLTAYAAVRQDVTGPALSEFIKELAGIKSNPITEKELAAAREGLIRAFPGAFETVEGLGGSAAQLYFHRRPMDEFKRTVEGLENASAAEVQRVAESYLDPANMQVVLVGDPLVIQEQVTPLNLGKLTLVETPASDMAPKQAVP; from the coding sequence ATGCACCGCCGAATCCTCACTGCCCTCCTCACGCTGTCCATCGCCGGCTGCGCCACCACGAAGCCCGCGGAGGCGCCTCCCGCCCAGCCGCCCCCGGCCGAGCAGCCGCAATCCCAGACACCGGCGCAGGACGCGGAGTCGTTCCGCGACCAGCCGCCCAAGCCCGGCCAGTCGCCGGAGCTGGTGCTGCCCACGTTCGAGCAGGCGAAGCTGGACAACGGCCTCACCGTCATCGTCAGCACGCGCAAGGAGTTGCCGCTGGTGTTCGCGGGCATCGCCTTCGCCGCGGGCGTGTCGCAGGAGCCCGCCGCGAAGCTGGGCATCGCGGACCTGTCCTACCGCATGCTGCTGGAGGGCGCGGGCAAGCGCGACACGGTGGCGCTGGACAACGCGTTCGCGGACCTGGGCGTGTCACCCGCCATGTCGGTGGACCCGGACGGCGCCTTCGTGGGCGCGCGCGTGCTCACGACCAACGTGGACGCAGTGATGAGCCTGCTGGCGGACGTCGTCCTGCGGCCCACCTTCGACGCGAAGGCCTTCGAGCGCCGCAAGAAGCAGCAGCTGGGTGAGCTGGTGCGCCGCATGGGCGACCCGAACTTCCTGGCGCAGCAGGCCTACTACCAGGCCGTGTTCGGCGCGGACCACCCGTACGGCCACACGTCCGGCGGCACGCCGAAGACGGTGGAGGCGCTGACGCTGGCGGACGCGAAGAACTTCTACGCGAAGAACACCGGCCCTCGCGCCGCCGCGCTCATCATGACCGGCGACGTGACGCTCCAGCAGGCGGTGGAGCTGGGAAAGAAGTACTTCGGCGGGTGGAAGGGTGGGGCCGTGGCGCCCAAGCCGCCGCCCGCGCCGCCCGCGCCGCCCCGTCAGCAGGTGCGCGTGGTGCCCAAGCCGGGCCTGGAGCAGACGGTGGTGCTGGTGGGCCGTCCCGGCCTCGCCGCGGGCCACCCGGACGAGTACCCGCTGGAGCTGGCCACCACGGTGTTCGGCGGCTTCTTCGGCAGCCGGCTCAACATGAACATCCGCGAGGACAAGGGCTACAGCTACGGCGCCAACGCGCACCTGGGCACGCGCCTGGGCGTGGGTCCGCTCACCGCGTACGCGGCCGTGCGGCAGGACGTGACGGGTCCGGCGCTCAGCGAGTTCATCAAGGAGCTGGCCGGCATCAAGTCCAACCCCATCACGGAGAAGGAGCTGGCCGCCGCGCGCGAAGGGCTCATCCGCGCGTTCCCGGGCGCCTTCGAGACGGTGGAGGGCCTGGGCGGCAGCGCCGCGCAGCTCTACTTCCACCGCCGTCCCATGGACGAGTTCAAGCGCACCGTGGAGGGGCTGGAGAACGCCAGCGCCGCGGAGGTGCAGCGCGTGGCCGAGTCCTACCTGGACCCGGCCAACATGCAGGTGGTGCTCGTGGGCGACCCGCTGGTCATCCAGGAGCAGGTGACGCCGCTGAACCTGGGCAAGCTCACGCTGGTGGAGACGCCGGCGTCGGACATGGCGCCCAAGCAGGCGGTCCCGTAG
- the thrA gene encoding bifunctional aspartate kinase/homoserine dehydrogenase I yields the protein MRVMKFGGTSVGDAERMRGVVALVEEARKAERVMVVASAVSGITNLLVEAARVAQEGEPVQEACARFDETHSAIARALSADLKPAQTRPLAEGLVALGVELRGLLQGVGLLRECSPSVLAHLSGLGERASCLLLAALLEARGLAPVSVDPRQVLVCTGDPLQATPRAEEIRARFAPLREGGPGLLLMPGFFGGDARGKTMSLGRGGSDYSAALAAAALDARLLEIWTDVDGIFSADPRLVPEAFALEEVSFEEAMELAYFGAKVLHPKTIAPARERGIPVRVCNSFRPEHPGTRVTATAPSSRHPVRGLSFLPDIALINIAGAGLKGVPGTAARVFEAMARSSISVVLITQGSSESSISFCVGEAEATRAVLALEDAFEVEREAGKVDPIEHQPGLAVLSIVGDGMRHRVGVAGTFFSALADVDCSIAAIAQGSSERSISAVISREDGPRAMAHVHRKAFGTTEVVELLVAGVGTVGGELLRQIHQQAPKLRAHGLDLRVCAIANSRHSLVAPEGVALDGWKARLDASESGFTLDTFRAWAKARRPGRPIFVDCTSSEDVALGYPALMASGLHVVTANKKANAGRQEHWRALRETAARHQRRFLYETNVGAGLPVIDTLKNLLRTGDTVHRVEGILSGSLSFILGLTEAGVPLSKAVGTAMEKGFTEPDPRDDLEGTDVARKVLILARELGRTLELEEVALASLLPEEFDAKGPLPEFLARLPQADELFQRRVDAHRKEGKVLRYVGSVGPEGVRVGLVPVPLEHPLAAVKGGENALSFLSERYSPTPLVIRGYGAGAAVTAAGVLADVLRLVEGPLP from the coding sequence ATGCGCGTGATGAAATTCGGTGGCACCAGTGTCGGGGATGCGGAACGGATGCGCGGCGTCGTCGCGCTGGTGGAGGAGGCGCGCAAGGCGGAGCGGGTGATGGTGGTGGCGTCCGCGGTGTCGGGCATCACCAACCTGCTGGTGGAGGCGGCGCGGGTGGCGCAGGAGGGCGAGCCCGTGCAGGAGGCCTGCGCCCGGTTCGACGAAACGCACTCCGCCATCGCGAGGGCGCTGAGCGCGGACCTGAAGCCCGCGCAGACGCGGCCCCTGGCGGAGGGGCTGGTGGCGCTGGGGGTGGAGTTGCGAGGGCTGTTGCAGGGCGTGGGGCTCCTGAGGGAGTGCTCGCCGTCGGTGCTCGCGCACCTGTCGGGGCTGGGGGAGCGGGCGTCGTGCCTGCTGCTCGCGGCGCTGCTGGAGGCGCGGGGCCTGGCGCCCGTGAGCGTGGACCCGAGGCAGGTGCTGGTGTGCACGGGGGACCCGCTCCAGGCGACGCCCCGGGCGGAGGAGATCCGCGCGCGGTTCGCGCCGCTGCGGGAAGGGGGGCCGGGGCTGTTGTTGATGCCGGGGTTCTTCGGAGGGGACGCGCGCGGCAAGACGATGTCGCTGGGGCGGGGTGGGTCGGACTACTCGGCGGCGCTGGCGGCGGCGGCGCTGGATGCGCGGCTGCTGGAGATCTGGACGGACGTGGACGGCATCTTCAGCGCGGACCCGCGGCTGGTGCCGGAGGCGTTCGCGCTGGAGGAGGTGAGCTTCGAGGAGGCGATGGAGCTGGCCTACTTCGGCGCGAAGGTGCTGCACCCGAAGACGATTGCCCCCGCGAGGGAGCGCGGCATCCCGGTGCGCGTGTGCAACAGCTTCCGGCCGGAGCACCCGGGCACGCGGGTGACGGCCACGGCGCCGTCGTCGAGGCACCCGGTGCGCGGGCTGTCGTTCCTGCCGGACATCGCGCTCATCAACATCGCGGGCGCGGGGTTGAAGGGCGTGCCGGGCACGGCGGCGCGCGTCTTCGAGGCGATGGCGCGCTCGTCCATCTCCGTGGTGCTGATTACGCAAGGCTCCAGCGAGTCCTCCATCAGCTTCTGCGTGGGGGAGGCGGAGGCCACGCGGGCGGTGCTGGCGCTGGAGGACGCGTTCGAGGTGGAGCGCGAGGCGGGGAAGGTGGACCCCATCGAGCACCAGCCGGGGCTCGCGGTGTTGAGCATCGTGGGCGACGGGATGCGGCACCGGGTGGGCGTGGCGGGGACGTTCTTCAGCGCGCTGGCGGACGTGGATTGCAGCATCGCGGCCATCGCGCAGGGGTCCAGCGAGCGCAGCATCTCCGCGGTGATTTCACGGGAGGACGGACCGCGCGCGATGGCGCACGTGCACCGCAAGGCCTTTGGCACCACGGAGGTGGTGGAGCTGCTGGTGGCGGGCGTGGGCACGGTGGGCGGGGAGCTGCTGCGGCAGATCCACCAGCAGGCGCCGAAGCTGCGGGCGCATGGGTTGGACTTGCGGGTGTGTGCCATTGCCAATAGCAGACACAGCCTGGTGGCGCCGGAGGGCGTGGCGCTGGACGGGTGGAAGGCGCGGCTGGACGCGAGCGAGTCCGGCTTCACGCTGGACACGTTCCGCGCGTGGGCGAAGGCGCGCAGGCCAGGCCGGCCCATCTTCGTGGACTGCACGAGCAGCGAGGACGTGGCGCTGGGCTATCCCGCGCTGATGGCGTCCGGGCTGCACGTGGTGACGGCGAACAAGAAGGCCAACGCGGGACGGCAGGAGCACTGGAGGGCGCTGCGGGAGACGGCGGCGCGGCACCAGCGGAGGTTCCTCTACGAGACGAACGTCGGGGCGGGGCTGCCGGTCATCGACACGTTGAAGAACCTGCTGCGCACGGGAGACACGGTGCACCGGGTGGAGGGCATCCTGTCGGGGTCGCTGTCGTTCATCCTGGGGCTGACGGAGGCCGGAGTGCCGCTGTCCAAGGCGGTGGGCACGGCGATGGAGAAGGGCTTCACGGAGCCCGACCCGCGCGACGACCTGGAGGGCACGGACGTGGCGCGCAAGGTGCTCATCCTCGCGCGCGAGCTGGGCCGCACGCTGGAGCTGGAGGAGGTCGCGCTGGCGTCGCTGCTGCCAGAGGAGTTCGACGCGAAGGGCCCGCTGCCGGAGTTCCTGGCGCGGCTGCCGCAGGCGGATGAGCTCTTCCAGAGGCGGGTGGACGCGCACCGGAAGGAAGGCAAGGTGCTGCGCTACGTGGGCAGCGTGGGACCGGAGGGAGTGCGCGTGGGATTGGTGCCGGTGCCGCTGGAGCATCCACTGGCGGCGGTGAAGGGCGGCGAGAACGCGCTCAGCTTCCTGTCGGAGCGGTACAGCCCCACGCCGCTGGTGATTCGAGGGTACGGCGCGGGAGCGGCGGTGACGGCGGCGGGGGTGCTCGCGGATGTGTTGCGATTGGTGGAGGGGCCGTTGCCCTGA
- a CDS encoding LysR family transcriptional regulator, which translates to MDLLALADFNLVARHGGFGRAARAAGRPKATLSRRVAELEAALGLRLIERGVRTLKLTEEGRALFERTGALLTELDETAAEIASGGDRPRGRLRISAPLLFSQTAMGKLAAGFALKYPEVRLEVTTEDRTVDLIEEGYDLAIRVNPDPDERLVGRAFLRDRLVVVASPKLVRPAKHLAVAAVVRGASDGGAAWNVVAPTGKTRIAVEPVLRLSSLIMVRDAVRAGVGAARLPISLVGHDLATGRLVHWGDVEGPEITLWTLYPSRRLLSARVSAFLDYLKEAFPEGKPEELAAYIGE; encoded by the coding sequence ATGGACCTGCTGGCTCTCGCTGATTTCAACCTCGTCGCCCGACACGGGGGCTTTGGACGGGCCGCACGCGCAGCGGGGCGCCCGAAGGCGACCCTGTCCCGCAGGGTGGCGGAGCTCGAGGCCGCCCTCGGCCTGCGACTCATCGAGCGCGGAGTGCGCACGCTGAAGCTCACCGAGGAAGGGCGGGCGCTCTTCGAGCGAACGGGGGCCTTGCTGACCGAGCTCGACGAGACCGCGGCGGAGATCGCCTCAGGTGGGGACAGGCCGAGAGGCAGGCTGCGTATCAGCGCGCCGTTGCTCTTCTCGCAGACCGCGATGGGGAAGCTCGCGGCCGGGTTCGCGCTGAAATATCCAGAGGTCCGGCTCGAGGTCACGACGGAGGACCGGACCGTCGACCTGATAGAGGAAGGTTATGACCTGGCCATTCGCGTCAATCCGGATCCGGATGAGCGCCTGGTCGGACGAGCTTTTCTGCGCGACCGGCTGGTGGTCGTCGCGAGCCCGAAGCTCGTCAGGCCGGCGAAGCACCTCGCTGTCGCGGCAGTCGTACGTGGCGCGAGCGACGGCGGTGCAGCCTGGAATGTCGTGGCGCCCACCGGAAAGACACGCATCGCGGTCGAGCCAGTCCTTCGCCTCTCATCGCTCATCATGGTCCGCGATGCTGTCCGAGCGGGTGTCGGCGCCGCGCGCCTCCCGATTTCGCTGGTGGGTCACGACCTGGCCACTGGAAGGCTGGTGCATTGGGGGGATGTCGAGGGGCCAGAAATCACGCTGTGGACGCTCTATCCGTCGCGGCGGCTGCTGAGCGCCCGTGTCTCCGCCTTTCTCGACTATTTGAAGGAAGCCTTCCCCGAAGGAAAGCCGGAGGAACTGGCGGCCTATATCGGGGAATGA
- a CDS encoding NmrA/HSCARG family protein, with protein MTILVTGATGTVGRHVVEQLIQRGADVRALVRDPAKARFPKGVTVVQGDLLDIDSLRSAFSGVSTLFLLNAVVPDEFTQALIALNIAREVGIQRIVYLSVIHSDRYVNVPHFAGKFAVERMIEQMGLNATILRPAYFMNNDVTIKDVVTGYGVYPMPIGGKGLAMIDARDIGEIAAIELLRREQSASPLPLERINLVGPDTLTGADVAGIWTEVLGRPITYPGDDTAGFEQNLRRFMPSWMAFDMRLMSERFLTDGMLPEAGDVARLTALLGRPLRSYRDFAAEIATSA; from the coding sequence ATGACCATCCTCGTTACTGGCGCCACTGGCACCGTCGGCCGTCACGTTGTCGAACAGCTCATCCAGCGCGGCGCAGATGTGCGCGCCCTCGTCCGGGACCCGGCGAAGGCTCGTTTCCCGAAGGGCGTCACCGTCGTGCAGGGCGACCTGCTCGACATCGACTCGCTGCGGAGCGCCTTCTCGGGCGTCTCCACGCTCTTCCTGCTCAACGCCGTGGTGCCTGACGAGTTCACGCAGGCCCTCATCGCGCTCAACATCGCCCGCGAGGTGGGCATCCAGCGGATCGTCTACCTGTCGGTGATCCACAGCGACCGCTACGTGAACGTGCCGCACTTCGCGGGCAAGTTCGCCGTCGAGCGGATGATCGAGCAGATGGGCCTCAATGCCACCATCCTGCGTCCCGCCTACTTCATGAACAACGACGTCACCATCAAGGACGTGGTGACCGGGTATGGCGTCTACCCGATGCCGATTGGCGGCAAGGGCCTCGCCATGATCGACGCGCGCGACATCGGAGAGATCGCGGCCATCGAGCTGCTCCGCCGGGAGCAATCGGCCAGCCCGCTCCCCCTCGAGCGGATCAACCTCGTCGGTCCCGACACGCTGACCGGCGCGGATGTCGCTGGCATCTGGACGGAGGTCCTGGGGCGTCCCATCACCTATCCGGGGGATGACACCGCCGGGTTCGAGCAGAACCTCCGGCGGTTCATGCCGAGCTGGATGGCGTTCGACATGCGCCTGATGAGCGAACGCTTCCTCACCGACGGAATGCTCCCCGAAGCCGGCGATGTCGCGCGTCTCACCGCGCTCCTGGGGCGTCCCCTGCGCTCGTACCGCGACTTCGCCGCCGAGATCGCGACCTCGGCCTGA